A single genomic interval of Gossypium raimondii isolate GPD5lz chromosome 11, ASM2569854v1, whole genome shotgun sequence harbors:
- the LOC105802149 gene encoding uncharacterized protein LOC105802149 isoform X2, whose product MLRCCWFFILSFEKSPRHDAYVPKFEAELAQFCEKLVMDLDRRVRRGRERLAQEVEPAPPAPLSAEKSEQLSVMEEKIKNLLEQVETLGEAGKVDEAEALMRKVEALNAEKTALAQQPQNDKVLMLAQEKKMALCEVCGSFLVANDAAERTQSHVTGKQHIGYGMVRDFISEFNEAKEKAREEEKLSREKEAEERRKQREKEYESRRRSDSGDRDKYHDRDKDRDRYCERDLYRERSREWNGRGIHDGERDWRYRNGRDGGRDRHRKRSRSRSPSRHSRRRSSRSPVH is encoded by the exons TTTTGAGAAGTCTCCAAGACATGATGCTTACGTGCCCAAATTTGAAGCTGAACTGGCTCAGTTTTGTGAGAAATTG GTGATGGACCTTGACAGAAGAGTTAGGCGCGGTCGAGAGCGCCTTGCTCAAGAGGTGGAACCTGCACCACCTGCTCCATTATCTGCAGAAAAATCCGAACAACTATCTGTCAtggaggaaaaaataaaaaacttgctGGAACAAGTGGAGACACTTGGTGAAGCTGGAAAGGTGGATGAAGCTGAGGCGCTTATGAGAAAG GTGGAGGCGCTTAATGCTGAGAAGACGGCCTTGGCTCAACAACCTCAGAATGATAAAGTATTGATGCTTGCACAGGAGAAAAAAATGGCCCTATGTGAGGTTTGTGGATCTTTTCTAGTAGCTAATGACGCTGCTGAGAGGACTCAATCACATGTTACAGGAAAGCAACATATTGGTTATGGCATGGTTCGGGATTTCATCTCTGAGTTCAAC GAAGCCAAGGAGAAAGCAAGGGAAGAGGAAAAATtatcaagagagaaagaagcCGAAGAACGGAGAAAGCAGAGGGAGAAGGAATATGAGAGTAGGAGGAGAAGCGATTCAGGTGATAGGGACAAATATCATGATCGAGACAAGGACCGAGACAGATATTGCGAACGTGATTTGTATCGCGAAAGGTCTCGAGAGTGGAATGGGAGAGGTATTCATGATGGAGAGAGGGATTGGAGGTACAGGAATGGCAGAGATGGAGGCAGGGATAGACACCGGAAACGCAGCAGGTCCCGTTCCCCCAGTAGACATAGTCGCAGGAGGTCCTCAAGAAGTCCAGTTCACTGA